In Desmospora activa DSM 45169, one genomic interval encodes:
- a CDS encoding flotillin family protein, with product MTTLSIILMTVGAFFVLAICFWARYKTVGADEALVVTGSLLGRKNVLSDDSGKKMKIIRGGGAFILPIFQRAERLSLLSHKLTVSTPEVYTEQGVPVMADGVAIIKIGGSLEDVATAGEQFMGKAVDVLKDEAEEVLEGHLRAILGTMTVEEIYKNRERFAQEVQSVAAKDLKKMGLQIVSFTIKDVRDNNGYLEALGRPRIAAVRRDADIAEANANRDTEIQTAKAREEGTKATLISETNIAEANKDKELRVAQFKIEQDMKKAEADQAYQLQENRYKQQVVDEEMKIELVRKQKAIELEEKEILRREKQYDAEVRKKADADRYSQEQAAEASRFEREAQARAEAEAIRTKGIADAESHKAQGQAQADVIRSKGLAEAEAKEKLAEAFERYGQAAILDLIAKMLPELAAKVAEPMNRIDKITVVDSGQGGDGAAKVSNYVTRLMAQAPEMVSQVSGLDINALMKQATSKSLEEPVKVVEKEEADKTVEKEIV from the coding sequence ATGACCACCCTCAGCATCATCTTGATGACGGTGGGCGCCTTTTTTGTGTTGGCCATCTGCTTTTGGGCCCGCTACAAAACCGTCGGCGCCGATGAAGCCCTGGTTGTTACCGGGAGTTTGCTCGGTCGTAAAAATGTGCTCAGCGACGATTCCGGCAAAAAAATGAAAATTATCCGCGGTGGTGGCGCCTTTATCCTTCCCATTTTTCAACGTGCGGAGCGACTCAGCCTGCTTTCGCACAAGTTGACCGTCTCCACTCCTGAAGTTTACACCGAGCAAGGGGTACCGGTGATGGCCGACGGAGTCGCTATCATTAAAATCGGCGGTTCGCTGGAAGATGTCGCCACCGCCGGTGAACAATTTATGGGTAAAGCGGTAGATGTGCTCAAAGACGAAGCGGAAGAAGTACTGGAAGGGCATCTGCGCGCCATCCTGGGTACGATGACGGTAGAGGAAATCTACAAAAACCGGGAGCGTTTCGCCCAGGAGGTACAATCTGTCGCCGCCAAGGACCTGAAAAAGATGGGATTGCAAATCGTCTCTTTCACCATCAAAGATGTACGCGACAACAACGGCTATCTGGAAGCCTTGGGCCGCCCCCGCATCGCTGCTGTTCGCCGGGATGCCGATATCGCAGAAGCCAACGCCAACCGCGACACCGAGATCCAAACCGCCAAAGCGCGGGAAGAGGGTACCAAGGCAACCCTGATCTCAGAGACCAACATCGCGGAAGCGAATAAAGATAAAGAGCTGCGCGTCGCCCAGTTTAAGATTGAACAAGACATGAAAAAGGCGGAAGCAGACCAAGCGTACCAACTCCAGGAAAATCGCTATAAACAGCAAGTGGTGGATGAAGAGATGAAGATTGAGCTGGTGCGTAAGCAAAAAGCGATTGAACTGGAAGAAAAGGAGATCCTCCGACGCGAAAAGCAATATGACGCAGAAGTGCGCAAAAAAGCAGACGCTGACCGCTACTCGCAAGAACAGGCTGCTGAAGCCAGCCGCTTTGAACGGGAAGCCCAGGCCCGGGCCGAAGCGGAAGCGATCCGGACCAAGGGAATCGCCGACGCGGAATCCCATAAAGCCCAGGGACAAGCCCAAGCCGATGTGATCCGCTCTAAAGGGTTGGCTGAAGCAGAAGCGAAAGAAAAACTAGCGGAAGCCTTTGAACGATACGGCCAAGCAGCCATCCTGGACCTCATCGCTAAGATGCTGCCAGAACTGGCCGCCAAAGTGGCGGAACCGATGAACCGCATCGACAAAATCACTGTAGTTGACTCCGGCCAAGGCGGTGACGGCGCCGCCAAGGTGAGCAACTACGTCACCCGGCTGATGGCCCAAGCACCGGAAATGGTAAGCCAAGTCTCCGGTTTGGACATCAATGCCTTGATGAAACAGGCAACCAGTAAATCATTGGAGGAACCAGTAAAAGTAGTAGAAAAAGAAGAAGCCGACAAAACGGTTGAAAAAGAGATTGTCTGA
- a CDS encoding DUF423 domain-containing protein, producing MKLFIILGALNLFLSIALGAFGAHGLEGRISERMLSNWHTAAHYHMVHALGLFFIGLLADKIGPSSLVTAGGWLIVAGILFFAGSLYVMALTNVTVLGAITPIGGVAFLAGWVCIALAAWKHL from the coding sequence TTGAAACTCTTTATCATTCTAGGGGCGCTCAATCTGTTTCTCAGTATTGCTTTGGGGGCATTTGGTGCTCATGGTCTAGAAGGGCGCATCTCTGAACGGATGCTGAGCAACTGGCATACCGCCGCTCACTATCATATGGTGCATGCCTTAGGATTGTTCTTTATCGGCCTTTTAGCCGATAAAATTGGCCCATCATCCTTGGTTACCGCCGGTGGTTGGTTGATTGTGGCCGGAATCCTCTTCTTTGCCGGCAGTCTATATGTCATGGCTCTTACCAATGTCACTGTGCTAGGCGCCATCACCCCCATCGGCGGCGTTGCTTTTCTAGCGGGTTGGGTCTGTATCGCTTTGGCGGCTTGGAAGCACTTGTAA
- a CDS encoding TetR/AcrR family transcriptional regulator: MEKRAKLTLKERQRQEREQFILQTAENVLMKKGYHHTSMDEIAANAGIAKGTLYLHFKSKDELVFALVEPKLYSFLNTVEEAKAYHGSSKEKLVFLIKKEMSGAFFQFVMKSYPDMASVFQGERGVQIQKVLSNIISGIIEIHEEGKAAKIFDSAIPTEMMANLFMNIFDPHVYSESVKNGKVSKDDFIRYVIKMYFQGIEK; the protein is encoded by the coding sequence GTGGAAAAAAGAGCGAAACTCACTTTAAAGGAGCGCCAACGTCAGGAAAGAGAGCAGTTCATACTTCAAACAGCTGAAAATGTTCTAATGAAGAAGGGATATCATCATACAAGTATGGACGAAATTGCAGCAAATGCAGGTATCGCGAAAGGTACTTTGTATCTGCATTTTAAAAGTAAGGATGAGCTTGTTTTTGCTTTAGTTGAACCGAAGCTGTATTCTTTTTTAAATACTGTAGAGGAAGCAAAAGCTTATCATGGTTCGAGCAAAGAAAAATTAGTGTTTTTAATTAAGAAAGAGATGTCGGGAGCATTTTTTCAATTTGTAATGAAGAGTTATCCAGACATGGCTTCCGTTTTCCAAGGTGAAAGAGGCGTTCAAATTCAAAAAGTATTATCAAATATTATAAGCGGTATTATAGAGATTCATGAGGAAGGCAAAGCAGCCAAAATTTTTGATTCTGCTATTCCTACAGAAATGATGGCAAATTTGTTTATGAACATTTTTGATCCACATGTTTATAGTGAATCGGTGAAAAATGGAAAGGTATCAAAAGATGATTTCATTCGGTATGTCATAAAAATGTATTTCCAAGGAATCGAAAAATAA
- a CDS encoding heavy metal translocating P-type ATPase has product MPSRYSVLTEQEEKKGTAWIRRHGEGVAAVVSGVLTLVAWWMTEWMPMSALTLYLAAYVIGGFAKAKEGLTALVVERKLDVNLLMLVAAIGAAFIGYWMEGALLIFIFALSGALERYSEQRSQRDLSSLLSLQPQSALLLRGSEETEVSIDDLRPGDRVLVKPGAQLPVDGEVIEGASEVDQSTITGESVPVGKRPGDGVFAGTINGTGSLVVKVSRPAEESTFSKILRLVEEAKSQQPPSQRKIERFEGMYVKAVLLVTGLLLIAPPLLWGWNWSNTVYRAMVFLVVASPCAVVAAIMPAVLSAMSNGARQGLLFKGGAYVESLSEVQVVALDKTGTLTKGELAVTDVVPLAGEQESDILLAAASLETLSEHPIARAVVAEAKKRNLSPVRPHSFQSVTGHGVKGEWRQKRWRLGKPAWIMSVDHPALARLEAEGKTVVALAQEETPIGLIALRDQIRPEAKEAIQVLQKRGLEVVMLTGDRRRTAEAIAQEVGIQHVEAELLPEEKVAAIQRWAQKRGPVAMVGDGVNDAPALATAHVGIAMGAAGSDVALDTARVVLMNDDLGKVSEAIALGQRTWRIVKQNLVFALAVIGGLILVNFTNGIALPLGVVGHEGSTLLVILNGLRLLR; this is encoded by the coding sequence ATGCCTTCCCGTTATTCGGTACTGACCGAGCAGGAAGAGAAAAAAGGGACAGCGTGGATACGGCGACACGGGGAAGGGGTTGCCGCAGTGGTTAGCGGCGTTCTCACCTTGGTGGCGTGGTGGATGACCGAGTGGATGCCGATGAGTGCGCTCACTTTATATTTAGCCGCTTATGTCATCGGAGGTTTTGCCAAGGCGAAGGAAGGGTTGACGGCCCTTGTCGTGGAGAGAAAGCTGGATGTTAATCTGCTGATGTTGGTGGCTGCGATCGGGGCTGCCTTTATCGGATATTGGATGGAAGGGGCGCTTTTGATCTTTATCTTTGCGCTCAGTGGTGCGTTGGAACGTTATAGTGAACAGAGAAGCCAACGAGATTTATCCTCACTGTTGTCGCTGCAACCGCAGTCGGCGTTGTTGTTGCGGGGAAGCGAAGAGACGGAAGTATCGATCGATGATTTGCGCCCGGGTGATCGGGTGTTGGTAAAGCCCGGCGCACAGCTTCCCGTTGACGGAGAGGTGATCGAAGGGGCGTCGGAAGTGGATCAATCCACCATCACCGGTGAGTCGGTTCCGGTAGGAAAGCGTCCCGGCGACGGGGTGTTTGCCGGGACGATCAACGGCACCGGCTCACTGGTGGTAAAAGTGTCACGCCCGGCGGAAGAGAGTACATTTTCCAAAATTCTACGTTTGGTGGAAGAGGCGAAGAGTCAGCAACCGCCCTCACAGCGTAAAATTGAACGATTTGAAGGCATGTACGTGAAAGCGGTGTTGTTGGTGACCGGTCTGCTGTTGATCGCGCCACCGCTGCTGTGGGGATGGAATTGGAGCAATACCGTTTATCGGGCCATGGTGTTTCTGGTGGTGGCCTCCCCCTGTGCCGTCGTTGCGGCGATTATGCCGGCGGTCTTGTCAGCGATGTCCAACGGTGCCCGCCAAGGGCTGCTGTTTAAAGGTGGGGCTTATGTTGAATCCCTGTCTGAAGTGCAAGTGGTAGCGCTGGACAAGACCGGTACCCTTACCAAGGGTGAATTGGCGGTAACGGATGTTGTCCCGTTGGCAGGAGAGCAGGAGAGTGATATTTTGTTGGCCGCAGCCTCACTGGAAACCTTGTCTGAACATCCGATCGCCCGCGCAGTGGTGGCGGAGGCAAAAAAACGCAACCTATCACCGGTACGTCCGCATTCGTTTCAATCGGTTACCGGTCACGGAGTAAAGGGCGAGTGGCGACAAAAACGGTGGCGCTTGGGTAAACCGGCTTGGATCATGTCGGTGGATCATCCTGCGCTGGCGCGTCTGGAAGCGGAAGGGAAAACGGTGGTGGCATTGGCACAAGAGGAGACACCGATCGGGTTAATCGCCCTGCGTGATCAAATCCGTCCCGAAGCGAAAGAGGCCATCCAAGTGTTACAAAAGCGGGGACTGGAAGTGGTTATGCTTACCGGGGATCGCCGCCGGACCGCAGAAGCGATCGCCCAAGAAGTCGGGATTCAGCATGTGGAAGCGGAATTGTTGCCGGAGGAAAAAGTGGCGGCGATTCAGCGCTGGGCACAAAAGCGGGGCCCGGTAGCGATGGTGGGCGACGGTGTCAATGATGCTCCTGCTCTCGCAACGGCGCACGTGGGGATCGCCATGGGAGCCGCGGGTAGTGATGTCGCCCTGGATACCGCCCGTGTCGTTCTGATGAATGATGATCTGGGCAAAGTGTCGGAAGCGATTGCGTTAGGGCAGCGTACCTGGCGGATTGTGAAACAAAATCTCGTCTTTGCCCTGGCTGTGATCGGTGGATTGATCTTGGTTAACTTCACCAACGGCATTGCGTTACCATTGGGAGTGGTGGGGCATGAAGGAAGTACGCTGTTGGTGATATTAAACGGATTACGGTTGTTAAGGTGA
- a CDS encoding MATE family efflux transporter, with product MEHSNPLSYESIPKLLWKMSVPAVLGMLINALYNIMDTIFIAHGVGILGVAGLSIAFPVQMIILALAGAIGLGGASVVSRRLGEGRRETANTVFGNLLLMVFGVGILGVVCALFFLKPLLRLFGATDMIMPYASDYLFPILMGTLFSVFVFTSNNLIRSEGNAKVVFILMATGSLLNIVLDPIFIFGFHMGTQGAAIATVLAHIVTSILAVFYFLSEKSNFSLGINSLQPKLHLMKEVLVIGLPAGIQLVAGSLMIVAVNYMLNVYSGAIAVGVFGIIYRIITFTSMPINGVVQGMQPIVGYNFGSNHFQRVNDTITLGLKVASVTSIIIFIVMMIFPEWIMRVFSSDKATVAQGIEAIRIVFAASFLIGLPIVIGGLYQALGFARKTLILSMARQVLFLLPLVLILPSLLGVNGVWLAFPTADLLAFFLSILYLYKDRNLLSNT from the coding sequence ATGGAACACAGTAATCCCCTTAGCTATGAATCCATTCCAAAGCTTTTATGGAAAATGTCTGTCCCAGCCGTGCTCGGTATGTTGATCAATGCTTTATATAATATTATGGATACCATTTTTATAGCTCATGGTGTAGGGATATTGGGTGTTGCAGGCCTCAGTATTGCTTTTCCGGTTCAGATGATTATTTTGGCACTTGCCGGTGCCATAGGCTTGGGGGGAGCTTCCGTGGTTTCTCGACGTCTAGGTGAAGGGCGTCGAGAAACTGCAAATACGGTGTTTGGAAACTTGCTCTTAATGGTATTCGGTGTTGGGATATTAGGAGTGGTTTGTGCACTCTTCTTTTTGAAGCCTTTGTTGCGGCTGTTTGGAGCGACTGATATGATCATGCCGTATGCTTCAGATTATTTGTTCCCGATTTTAATGGGTACCCTCTTTTCTGTCTTTGTTTTTACTTCCAACAACTTGATTCGATCGGAAGGAAATGCAAAGGTTGTTTTTATATTGATGGCTACGGGATCGTTGCTTAATATTGTTCTTGATCCTATCTTTATTTTTGGATTTCATATGGGAACACAAGGTGCTGCTATAGCAACAGTTCTAGCTCATATTGTTACCTCTATACTTGCGGTGTTTTATTTTTTATCAGAAAAGAGTAACTTTTCACTGGGGATCAATTCTCTTCAACCGAAGCTACATCTTATGAAAGAGGTTCTTGTGATCGGTCTGCCTGCGGGTATCCAGCTGGTTGCCGGTAGTCTGATGATCGTAGCCGTTAACTATATGTTGAATGTTTATAGTGGGGCTATCGCTGTTGGAGTCTTTGGTATTATTTATCGAATCATAACGTTTACGTCGATGCCGATCAATGGTGTGGTCCAAGGCATGCAACCGATTGTTGGGTATAACTTTGGATCAAACCATTTTCAACGGGTGAACGATACTATCACCCTTGGTTTAAAGGTTGCCTCAGTCACTTCGATTATCATTTTTATCGTCATGATGATATTCCCAGAATGGATCATGAGGGTCTTTAGTTCGGACAAGGCAACTGTGGCACAAGGTATCGAGGCGATTCGAATTGTATTTGCGGCTAGCTTCTTGATTGGATTACCAATTGTGATCGGAGGCCTTTATCAAGCGCTCGGCTTTGCCCGAAAGACTCTAATCTTATCGATGGCACGACAAGTACTCTTTTTGCTTCCACTTGTATTAATCTTGCCCAGTTTATTAGGTGTCAACGGAGTTTGGTTAGCCTTTCCTACTGCTGATTTACTTGCATTCTTTCTCTCGATCCTCTATCTATATAAAGACCGTAATTTACTTTCTAACACTTAG